A part of Apodemus sylvaticus chromosome 19, mApoSyl1.1, whole genome shotgun sequence genomic DNA contains:
- the LOC127669945 gene encoding vomeronasal type-1 receptor 3-like: protein MKMTSENFAMGVFLFSQISVGVLGNTSILFYYVTLILNGKHLMPKDLIIEHLTFANCLNIISRGIPQTVSYFGLKVFLNDIGCKIILYIYRITRGMCLYMMCLLSCFQAITISSSNSRWRKLKHRANKYIGPSCSVSWLVHLLLNIMIPSNVSSLSYTKNTTKRVSYEYCSLLASEKLVTALYMLLLCFSDGLCLGLMAYSSVSMMSRLYRHKRQVKNIHGAWRVLKVSPEDRATQTILILLCTFAISYLYSSIVTVFRTCSKYPVLWEVNVFTVIEICFPIFSPFVLITNLKTGTSLFLPCTSKR, encoded by the coding sequence ATGAAAATGACTTCTGAAAACTTTGCAATGGGAGTATTTCTCTTCTCCCAGATTTCAGTGGGGGTGCTAGGCAATACCTCAATACTATTTTATTATGTCACTTTGATATTGAACGGGAAGCATTTAATGCCCAAAGATCTGATTATAGAGCACTTGACTTTTGCCAACTGCTTGAATATCATCTCAAGAGGTATTCCACAGACAGTGTCTTATTTTGGATTGAAGGTTTTCCTGAATGACATTGGATgtaaaattatattgtatatttaccGAATAACAAGGGGGATGTGCCTTTATATGATGTGCCTATTGAGTTGCTTCCAGGCAATCACAATCAGCTCCAGCAACTCCAGGTGGAGGAAGCTTAAGCACAGAGCCAACAAGTACATTGGTCCCTCCTGCTCAGTCAGTTGGCTTGTGCACCTGCTTCTAAATATCATGATTCCATCAAATGTGTCAAGCCTCAGTTACACGAAAAATACTACTAAGAGAGTGAGTTATGAATACTGTTCATTGCTTGCTTCTGAAAAATTGGTAACTGCACTGTATATGTTGTTACTGTGCTTCTCTGATGGACTGTGTCTGGGTCTCATGGCCTACTCAAGTGTCTCCATGATGAGTAGACTCTACAGACACAAGAGGCAAGTCAAGAACATCCACGGTGCTTGGCGCGTTCTGAAAGTCTCACCTGAAGACAGAGCCACGCAGACTATCCTCATCCTGCTGTGCACCTTTGCCATCTCTTACTTATACTCCTCCATTGTGACTGTTTTTAGAACATGCTCCAAATATCCAGTGCTATGGGAAGTAAATGTATTTACAGTTATAGAAATATGTTTTCCAATATTTTCCCCCTTTGTTCTTATCACCAATCTGAAGACTGGTACCAGTCTGTTTTTACCCTGCACTAGTAAGAGATAG